In Corynebacterium afermentans subsp. afermentans, a genomic segment contains:
- a CDS encoding exonuclease domain-containing protein, with translation MITAHGATLTVTNEALTLTPTALAASLRGGSNSREVAIADIAGTTSVPGDAWTRPHVDIDTAGGTVTVWFAPGDEEGPAELCKLLDDAQHGHAPATGTVAGGAGIPGFSFVGFDVETANRRWGSICQIGLVKIVDGEEVDRASWLCKPPVSLAQFEEGNVAIHGITEQDVADAPDVCDCIPKMAEFVGDLPLVAHNAQFDASALRDACQASDVEVPQMLFACTLAQARATKLDVANHRLPTLAEHFGITLDNHHDACEDAAACAGVMVGLARQAGHTGSLMSFVHDSGFTLGSIDAARVTPVLRDRSGAGRAMQAEKAAQGGVAAAVAASAAPQGSNQAGPAKRAQHNKGPQRPWQSVATPDTVPEPDPEADPNAPLYGEHVTLTGEFEPHDKGELWQKIAEQGAQVGKNVTKKTTVLVVGEWATMTSKEKRARELKDKGQDIQIWQADQLLEALGLNEQPPF, from the coding sequence ATGATCACCGCGCACGGCGCAACGTTGACCGTGACCAACGAGGCACTGACCCTCACTCCCACCGCACTCGCGGCCTCGTTGCGCGGCGGCAGCAACTCCCGCGAGGTGGCCATCGCCGACATCGCAGGCACAACCTCTGTTCCGGGCGACGCGTGGACCCGCCCGCATGTGGACATCGACACTGCCGGCGGCACTGTGACTGTCTGGTTCGCCCCCGGCGACGAGGAGGGCCCCGCCGAGCTTTGCAAGCTTCTCGACGACGCACAGCACGGCCATGCCCCTGCCACCGGCACCGTGGCCGGCGGCGCCGGCATCCCTGGCTTTTCCTTCGTCGGCTTCGACGTGGAGACCGCGAACCGCCGCTGGGGCTCGATTTGCCAGATCGGCCTGGTGAAGATCGTTGACGGCGAGGAGGTGGACCGCGCCTCGTGGCTGTGCAAGCCGCCGGTGTCTCTCGCGCAGTTCGAGGAGGGCAACGTGGCCATCCACGGCATCACCGAGCAGGACGTCGCCGACGCGCCGGATGTGTGCGACTGCATCCCGAAGATGGCCGAGTTCGTCGGCGATCTGCCTCTGGTGGCGCACAACGCCCAGTTCGACGCCTCCGCGCTGCGCGACGCCTGCCAGGCATCCGACGTCGAGGTGCCCCAGATGCTGTTCGCCTGCACCCTCGCCCAGGCGCGTGCCACCAAGCTGGACGTGGCCAACCACCGCCTGCCCACCCTGGCGGAGCACTTCGGCATCACGCTGGACAACCACCACGACGCCTGCGAGGACGCCGCGGCCTGCGCGGGCGTGATGGTGGGCCTGGCGCGCCAGGCCGGTCACACCGGCAGCCTGATGAGCTTCGTGCACGACTCCGGTTTCACGCTCGGCTCCATCGACGCCGCCCGCGTGACCCCGGTGCTGCGCGACCGCTCCGGCGCGGGCCGCGCGATGCAGGCGGAAAAGGCGGCCCAGGGCGGAGTGGCTGCCGCGGTTGCGGCATCGGCGGCACCGCAGGGCTCGAATCAAGCGGGCCCTGCCAAGCGGGCGCAGCACAATAAAGGTCCCCAGCGCCCCTGGCAGTCCGTGGCCACCCCGGACACCGTGCCGGAGCCGGACCCCGAGGCAGATCCGAACGCGCCACTGTACGGCGAACACGTCACGCTGACCGGCGAGTTTGAACCGCACGACAAGGGTGAGCTGTGGCAAAAGATCGCCGAGCAGGGCGCGCAGGTGGGCAAGAACGTGACAAAGAAGACCACCGTGCTGGTGGTGGGCGAATGGGCCACGATGACCTCGAAGGAAAAACGCGCTCGCGAGCTGAAGGACAAAGGCCAGGACATCCAGATCTGGCAGGCCGACCAGCTGCTAGAGGCGCTGGGGCTAAACGAGCAGCCACCGTTTTAG
- a CDS encoding TetR family transcriptional regulator has product MQLTRERITEAALAILAEYGLADVSMRRVATSLSVAPGALYWHISNKQELIATMAEEIVQVLINGPLPDPACLSRKLREALLATRDGAEVVVAAVSQPSSQVQKELETRFAASVRAWLGEAASESNVRIAARGLLRLTLGDAAVQQSAAQLAQATGAPAESDGAGEHAAAVTFLLDGLKRSV; this is encoded by the coding sequence ATGCAATTAACCCGTGAGCGCATCACCGAAGCGGCGTTGGCCATCCTCGCCGAGTACGGGCTCGCGGACGTGTCCATGCGCCGGGTAGCCACCTCACTTTCGGTCGCGCCCGGAGCGTTGTACTGGCACATCTCCAACAAGCAGGAACTCATCGCCACCATGGCGGAAGAGATTGTGCAGGTGCTTATCAACGGCCCCCTGCCGGACCCCGCATGTCTGAGCCGAAAGCTGCGCGAAGCGCTGCTTGCCACCCGCGACGGCGCGGAGGTCGTCGTCGCGGCGGTGAGCCAGCCCAGCTCGCAAGTGCAAAAGGAGTTGGAAACCCGGTTCGCGGCGTCGGTCAGGGCGTGGCTGGGCGAAGCGGCGTCGGAAAGCAATGTGCGCATCGCCGCCAGAGGTTTGCTGCGACTGACCTTGGGCGACGCGGCGGTGCAGCAATCCGCCGCGCAGCTGGCGCAGGCCACTGGCGCGCCTGCGGAGTCGGACGGCGCAGGCGAGCACGCCGCGGCGGTGACCTTCCTGCTCGACGGCCTAAAGCGAAGTGTCTGA
- a CDS encoding YbjN domain-containing protein codes for MGKHAAPAGPQRPGEVTLERVAALLEGLGFEPLVRPDRVVIGAHAFTVALWVDYSRPMALVIDTAERIPTDFEHAMALARFINTWNHDRVGPWASYRLMESGDLCARMRRGVHIKHGLSDDQLAAELLDTLEHAAAFYRRLRERFLDAGLDQPLPPQLMRAQDTELLLGRHPLLRHLPRGGRQEVSTAPELYREVEGPAGEIAPVGVSDLTDALEQLEFRYGVGEDDVIATGVNGVPFALTIEGEPGPRYARVTGMWDTGRDALDAFLPLWLVCNDVNERTCATAAYLHEFDGTAHMHAESTMLVAEGAAPEQVSEFVISAMAACLAAIDHVSQQTAGQSVVDWPGRGAN; via the coding sequence ATGGGAAAGCACGCTGCACCGGCGGGCCCTCAGCGCCCCGGCGAGGTCACGCTCGAGCGCGTCGCTGCACTGCTGGAGGGCCTCGGCTTCGAACCGCTGGTGCGCCCGGACCGCGTGGTCATCGGTGCACACGCTTTCACCGTGGCCCTGTGGGTGGATTACTCGCGCCCAATGGCGCTGGTCATTGACACTGCGGAGCGCATCCCCACCGACTTCGAGCATGCGATGGCGCTCGCCCGCTTTATCAATACCTGGAACCACGACCGAGTTGGCCCGTGGGCGAGCTACCGTCTGATGGAGTCCGGGGATCTGTGCGCGCGCATGCGCCGCGGCGTGCACATCAAGCATGGGCTTAGCGACGATCAACTGGCCGCCGAATTGTTAGACACGCTCGAGCACGCGGCCGCGTTTTACCGGCGGTTGCGCGAACGATTCTTGGACGCGGGCCTGGACCAGCCCCTGCCGCCGCAGCTGATGCGCGCCCAGGACACCGAACTGCTGCTGGGCCGGCATCCCTTGCTGCGCCACTTGCCGCGCGGCGGGCGGCAGGAGGTGTCCACCGCACCGGAGCTCTACCGCGAAGTGGAAGGACCCGCAGGTGAGATCGCGCCGGTGGGCGTGAGCGATCTCACCGACGCGTTGGAGCAGCTGGAATTCCGCTACGGGGTCGGCGAGGACGACGTGATCGCCACCGGTGTCAACGGCGTGCCGTTTGCGCTGACTATCGAAGGCGAACCGGGACCGCGCTACGCCCGGGTGACAGGCATGTGGGACACCGGCCGCGACGCCCTCGACGCGTTCTTGCCGCTGTGGCTGGTGTGCAACGACGTCAACGAGCGCACGTGCGCCACGGCCGCTTACCTGCACGAATTCGACGGCACCGCCCACATGCACGCCGAGTCCACCATGCTCGTGGCTGAGGGCGCCGCACCCGAGCAGGTCAGCGAATTTGTCATCTCTGCGATGGCGGCGTGCTTGGCGGCCATCGACCACGTCAGCCAGCAGACGGCTGGCCAGTCAGTGGTGGATTGGCCCGGCAGAGGCGCTAACTAG
- the glgX gene encoding glycogen debranching protein GlgX, whose protein sequence is MSETIVWPGSSYPLGSTFDGAGTNFALFSGVAEKVELCLIDDDGAETRIPLEEVDNHVWHAYLPGVSPGQRYGYRVHGPWDPHNGKRCDPSKLLVDPYARAFDGEFDQHSSLLSYDMHADEPGTGRNEEDSLGHTMLSVVINPFFDWGDDRAPKIPEGESVIYECHVKGMTQTHPAIPEDLRGTYAGMSHPVMVDYLKDLGVTAIELLPVHQFLQDDRLRDLGLRNYWGYNTFGFFAPENNYAFSTAPGDAVAEFKQMVRTYHEAGIEVILDVVYNHTAEGNHMGPTIAFRGIDNEAYYRLVDDDKFHYMDYTGTGNSFNVRYPHSLQLIMDSLRYWVTDMHVDGFRFDLASTLAREFSDVDRLATFFDLVQQDPVVSQVKLIAEPWDVGEGGYQVGNFPALWSEWNGKYRDTMRDFWRGEDSTLGEFASRLTGSSDLYQHNGRRPTASINFITAHDGFTLNDLVSYNDKHNEANGEDNRDGESHNRSWNCGTEGETDDPEVLDLRARQRRNFLTTLLLSQGTPMLAHGDEIARTQGGNNNVYCQDNEIAWMDWSRLEEASDLHDFTRRLIELRRDHPVFRRRRFLAGGALGDEEHGREIAWLTPECTLMTQDDWNTPFGRALMVFLDGEAIAEPDARGQRVVDDSFLLMFNAHYEDIDFTVPDAEFGDEWEVVVDTTEALGVREDAEPVQPGAAVTVGQRSTVVLRRTQPPAGEGNSEASQ, encoded by the coding sequence ATGAGTGAGACCATCGTCTGGCCCGGTTCTTCTTACCCCCTGGGCTCCACTTTCGACGGCGCAGGCACGAACTTCGCACTGTTCTCCGGCGTCGCGGAGAAGGTGGAGCTTTGCCTTATCGACGACGACGGAGCGGAGACCCGCATCCCGCTGGAGGAAGTGGACAACCACGTCTGGCACGCCTACCTGCCCGGAGTGAGCCCGGGCCAGCGCTACGGCTACCGCGTGCACGGGCCGTGGGATCCGCACAACGGCAAACGCTGCGATCCGAGCAAGCTGCTGGTGGACCCGTACGCGCGCGCCTTCGACGGCGAATTCGACCAGCACTCCTCACTGTTGTCCTACGACATGCACGCCGACGAGCCGGGCACCGGCCGCAACGAGGAGGACTCGTTGGGCCACACGATGCTGTCCGTGGTGATCAACCCGTTCTTCGATTGGGGCGATGACCGTGCGCCGAAGATCCCGGAGGGCGAATCCGTCATCTACGAGTGCCACGTCAAGGGCATGACGCAAACCCACCCCGCCATCCCGGAGGACCTGCGCGGAACCTACGCCGGCATGTCGCACCCGGTGATGGTGGATTACCTCAAGGACCTGGGCGTCACCGCCATCGAGCTGTTGCCGGTGCACCAGTTTTTGCAGGACGACCGCCTGCGGGACCTAGGTCTGCGCAACTACTGGGGCTACAACACGTTCGGCTTTTTCGCCCCGGAGAACAACTACGCCTTTTCCACCGCGCCGGGTGACGCGGTGGCCGAGTTCAAGCAGATGGTGCGCACGTACCACGAGGCGGGCATCGAGGTCATCCTGGACGTGGTGTACAACCACACCGCCGAGGGCAACCACATGGGCCCAACCATCGCCTTCCGCGGGATCGATAACGAGGCGTACTACCGGCTGGTGGACGACGACAAGTTCCACTACATGGACTACACCGGCACCGGAAACTCGTTTAACGTGCGCTACCCGCACTCGCTGCAGCTGATCATGGATTCGCTGCGCTACTGGGTCACGGACATGCACGTGGACGGTTTCCGCTTCGACCTCGCTTCCACCCTGGCCCGCGAGTTTTCCGACGTGGACCGCCTGGCCACCTTCTTCGACCTGGTGCAGCAGGACCCTGTGGTCAGCCAGGTCAAGCTCATCGCCGAGCCGTGGGACGTGGGCGAAGGCGGCTACCAGGTGGGCAATTTCCCTGCGCTCTGGAGCGAGTGGAACGGCAAGTACCGCGACACCATGCGCGACTTCTGGCGCGGCGAGGACTCCACCCTCGGCGAGTTCGCCTCGCGGCTGACCGGTTCGTCGGACCTGTACCAGCACAACGGCCGGCGCCCCACCGCGTCTATTAACTTCATCACCGCCCATGACGGGTTCACCCTCAACGACCTGGTCAGCTACAACGACAAGCACAACGAGGCCAACGGCGAGGACAACCGCGACGGCGAGAGCCACAACCGCTCCTGGAACTGCGGTACGGAGGGCGAGACGGACGACCCGGAGGTGCTGGACCTGCGGGCGCGGCAGCGCCGCAACTTCCTGACCACCCTGCTGCTGTCCCAGGGCACCCCGATGCTCGCCCACGGCGACGAAATCGCGCGCACCCAGGGCGGCAACAACAACGTCTACTGCCAGGACAACGAGATCGCCTGGATGGACTGGTCCAGGCTCGAAGAAGCGTCGGACCTGCACGACTTCACCCGTCGGCTGATCGAGCTGCGCCGCGACCACCCGGTGTTCCGCCGCCGCCGCTTTCTCGCCGGCGGCGCGTTGGGTGACGAGGAGCACGGCCGCGAAATCGCGTGGTTGACACCCGAGTGCACGCTGATGACGCAGGACGATTGGAATACCCCGTTCGGGCGTGCTCTGATGGTGTTCTTGGACGGCGAAGCTATCGCCGAGCCGGACGCGCGCGGACAGCGCGTGGTGGACGATTCCTTCCTGTTGATGTTCAACGCCCACTACGAAGACATCGACTTCACGGTGCCGGACGCCGAATTCGGCGACGAGTGGGAGGTAGTCGTGGACACCACCGAGGCGCTCGGCGTGCGCGAAGACGCCGAGCCGGTCCAGCCCGGCGCGGCTGTGACCGTGGGCCAGCGTTCAACCGTGGTGCTGCGCCGCACCCAACCACCCGCAGGCGAAGGAAATTCGGAGGCCAGCCAGTAA